In Streptomyces sp. NBC_01381, a genomic segment contains:
- a CDS encoding Ppx/GppA phosphatase family protein, producing MTRVAAIDCGTNSIRLLVADADPATGELVDLDRRMTIVRLGQGVDKTGRLAPEALARTFAACHEYAEVIKRHGAERLRFVATSASRDAENRDDFVRGVLDILGVEPEVISGDQEAEFSFTGATKELTGTDHLAKPYLVVDIGGGSTEFVVGEEHARAARSVDIGCVRLTERHVRSDPPAPAELDAVRADIEAALDLAEQTVPIREARTLVGLAGSVTTVAAIALGLDAYDSAAIHHSRISYEQVAEIVGRLAGSTHDERAAIPVMHPGRVDVIVSGALVLLAIMDRTGAGEVVVSEHDILDGIGWSLA from the coding sequence ATGACCCGCGTCGCCGCGATTGATTGCGGTACCAACTCCATCCGTCTGCTCGTCGCAGACGCCGACCCCGCGACCGGCGAACTGGTCGACCTGGACCGCAGGATGACCATCGTCCGCCTGGGCCAGGGCGTGGACAAGACGGGCCGCCTGGCGCCAGAGGCACTCGCCCGCACCTTCGCGGCCTGCCACGAGTACGCCGAGGTGATCAAGCGCCACGGAGCGGAGCGCCTCCGCTTCGTCGCGACCTCCGCATCCCGCGACGCCGAGAACCGGGACGACTTCGTACGCGGAGTCCTGGACATCCTCGGCGTCGAGCCGGAGGTCATCAGCGGCGACCAGGAGGCCGAGTTCTCCTTCACGGGGGCGACGAAGGAGCTGACCGGCACCGACCACCTCGCCAAGCCCTACCTCGTCGTCGACATCGGCGGCGGCTCCACGGAGTTCGTGGTCGGCGAGGAGCACGCCCGCGCCGCCCGCTCCGTCGACATCGGCTGCGTACGCCTCACGGAACGGCACGTCCGCAGCGACCCGCCCGCGCCCGCCGAACTCGACGCCGTCCGCGCCGACATCGAGGCCGCGCTCGACCTCGCGGAGCAGACGGTCCCGATCCGCGAGGCCCGCACCCTGGTCGGCCTCGCGGGCTCCGTCACCACCGTGGCGGCCATCGCGCTCGGCCTCGACGCGTACGACTCCGCGGCGATCCACCACTCCCGTATCTCGTACGAGCAGGTCGCCGAGATCGTCGGGCGGCTCGCCGGGTCCACCCACGACGAGCGCGCCGCGATCCCGGTGATGCACCCGGGCCGCGTCGACGTGATCGTTTCGGGCGCTCTCGTGCTGTTGGCGATCATGGACCGGACGGGGGCCGGGGAGGTCGTCGTCAGCGAGCACGACATCCTCGACGGGATCGGATGGTCCCTCGCGTGA